A window of Mangifera indica cultivar Alphonso chromosome 13, CATAS_Mindica_2.1, whole genome shotgun sequence contains these coding sequences:
- the LOC123194001 gene encoding uncharacterized protein LOC123194001 isoform X1: protein MASSSDPLKQEAVVRKQNNKAPFKFLVPLIYAPVLPLIRIALRRNPVLRDRLFTGVLVGAFAHGFYLVKFQRCLVFLLHLSL from the exons ATGGCTTCGTCATCCGATCCCTTAAAACA GGAGGCTGTTGTTaggaaacaaaacaataaagCTCCGTTCAAGTTCCTGGTCCCTCTCATATATGCTCCTGTTCTTCCTCTAA TTCGAATCGCATTGAGGAGGAATCCAGTTCTAAGGGACCGGTTGTTTACTGGTGTTTTGGTTGGTGCATTTGCTCATGGGTTTTATCTGGT TAAATTTCAGCGCTGTCTTGTCTTCCTCCTGCACTTAAGCCTCTGA
- the LOC123194104 gene encoding cytochrome P450 734A1-like yields MEEELVNRFKLLVISFAVLLFVLKVTILLWWTPRKIEDHFSKQGIRGPPYHFFIGNVKELVGMMLKASSQPMPFSHNILPRVLSFYHHWRKIYGATFLVWFGPTVRLTVADPDLIREVFTSKSEFYEKNEAHPLVKQLEGDGLLSLKGEKWAHHRKIITPTFHMENLKLLVPVVAKSVTEMLDKWLAMSISGQVEIEVSEWFQLLTEDVITRTAFGSSYEDGKAIFRLQAQQMELAAEAFRKVFIPGYRFLPTKRNINSWRLDKEIKKSLMKLIKKRKENSASGNEEKEKSPKDLLGLMIQASNSSANITDYDIVEECKTFFFAGKQTTSNLLTWTTVLLAMHPQWQVLAREEVIRVCGSRDTPTKDDVVKLKTLTMILNESLRLYPPIIATIRRAKIDVELGGYKIPCGTELLIPILAVHHDQAIWGNDANEFNPARFTEGVARATKHSVGFIPFGLGVRTCIGQNLAILQTKLALAIILQRFSFRLAPTYQHAPTVVMLLYPQYGAPIIFQHVSSDHDDQDQPISSQHERS; encoded by the exons ATGGAGGAGGAGCTCGTCAACCGGTTCAAGCTACTTGTCATCTCTTTCGCCGTcttattgtttgttttaaagGTTACAATTCTGCTTTGGTGGACACCCAGAAAAATTGAAGACCATTTCTCTAAGCAAGGGATCAGAGGTCCTCCTTATCATTTCTTCATTGGAAATGTTAAGGAGTTGGTTGGCATGATGCTCAAGGCTTCTTCTCAACCCATGCCTTTCTCCCACAACATACTCCCTAGAGTTCTCTCTTTTTACCATCACTGGAGGAAAATCTATG GTGCAACATTTCTTGTATGGTTCGGACCCACCGTCCGCCTCACCGTCGCCGATCCCGATCTCATTCGTGAAGTGTTTACTTCCAAGTCTGAATTCTACGAGAAAAACGAAGCTCACCCTCTCGTTAAACAGCTCGAAGGCGATGGTCTCCTCAGTCTCAAAGGAGAAAAATGGGCTCACCATAGGAAAATCATAACACCCACCTTCCATATGGAAAATCTCAAA CTGCTGGTGCCAGTGGTGGCAAAAAGCGTCACCGAAATGTTGGATAAATGGCTAGCAATGTCAATATCCGGCCAGGTAGAAATTGAAGTTTCAGAGTGGTTTCAACTTCTTACAGAAGATGTCATCACTCGAACGGCATTTGGCAGTAGCTATGAAGATGGAAAAGCCATTTTTAGACTGCAAGCTCAGCAAATGGAGCTCGCTGCTGAAGCTTTTCGGAAAGTTTTCATCCCTGGCTACAGATTTTTACCCACAAAAAGGAATATAAATTCATGGAGACTAGACAAGGAAATCAAGAAGTCCTTAATGAAACTgatcaaaaagagaaaagagaattCAGCTAGTGggaatgaagaaaaagaaaaaagtccAAAGGATTTGCTGGGACTCATGATCCAAGCTTCAAACTCGTCTGCAAATATAACAGATTACGACATTGTCGAAGAATGCAAGACATTTTTCTTTGCTGGCAAACAGACCACATCCAATTTGCTGACGTGGACAACAGTTCTCTTAGCAATGCACCCACAATGGCAGGTGCTAGCACGTGAGGAGGTGATAAGGGTATGTGGATCACGTGACACACCTACTAAGGATGATGTTGTCAAGCTTAAGACG CTGACCATGATATTAAATGAATCCCTACGATTATACCCGCCCATCATCGCTACCATCAGACGGGCAAAAATTGACGTGGAGTTGGGTGGGTATAAGATCCCATGTGGGACCGAATTATTAATTCCAATCCTAGCCGTTCATCATGATCAAGCCATATGGGGCAACGATGCTAATGAATTTAATCCAGCTAGATTCACCGAGGGGGTGGCCCGTGCAACAAAACATTCGGTGGGATTCATCCCATTCGGGTTAGGGGTCCGCACCTGCATTGGACAAAACCTAGCCATCTTGCAAACTAAATTAGCCCTTGCCATTATACTTCAACGGTTCTCCTTTCGACTAGCTCCGACCTATCAACATGCTCCAACTGTTGTTATGTTATTGTACCCACAATATGGTGCACCAATTATCTTTCAACATGTGTCCTCTGATCATGATGATCAAGATCAACCCATTTCTAGTCAACATGAACGGTCCTGA
- the LOC123194001 gene encoding uncharacterized protein LOC123194001 isoform X2: MASSSDPLKQEAVVRKQNNKAPFKFLVPLIYAPVLPLIRIALRRNPVLRDRLFTGVLVGAFAHGFYLVTDLYDIESK; encoded by the exons ATGGCTTCGTCATCCGATCCCTTAAAACA GGAGGCTGTTGTTaggaaacaaaacaataaagCTCCGTTCAAGTTCCTGGTCCCTCTCATATATGCTCCTGTTCTTCCTCTAA TTCGAATCGCATTGAGGAGGAATCCAGTTCTAAGGGACCGGTTGTTTACTGGTGTTTTGGTTGGTGCATTTGCTCATGGGTTTTATCTGGT GACGGATCTTTATGATATTGAGAGCAAGTGA
- the LOC123195106 gene encoding GTP-binding nuclear protein Ran-3-like — protein MALPNQQTVDYPSFKLVIVGDGGTGKTTFVKRHLTGEFEKKYEPTIGVEVHPLDFFTNCGKIRFYCWDTAGQEKFGGLRDGYYIHGQCAIIMFDVTARLTYKNVPTWHRDLCRVCENIPIVLCGNKVDVKNRQVKAKQVTFHRKKNLQYYEISAKSNYNFEKPFLYLARKLAGDPNIHFVESPALAPPEVHLDLAAQQQHEAELAAAASQPLPDDDDDAFE, from the exons ATG GCTTTGCCGAATCAGCAGACTGTAGACTATCCGAGCTTCAAGCTCGTAATCGTTGGAGATGGAGGCACTG GAAAGACTACTTTTGTGAAGAGGCATCTGACAGGGGAGTTTGAGAAGAAGTATGAAC CAACCATTGGTGTGGAGGTTCATCCATTGGATTTCTTTACAAATTGTGGGAAAATCCGTTTCTACTGCTGGGATACAGCTGGGCAAGAGAAATTTGGTGGGCTTAGAGATGGCTACTA CATCCATGGGCAGTGTGCCATCATTATGTTTGATGTTACTGCTCGCTTGACATACAAGAATGTTCCTACATGGCATCGTGATCTGTGCCG GGTGTGCGAAAATATACCTATAGTTCTCTGTGGAAACAAGGTTGATGTGAAGAACAGGCAAGTCAAGGCAAAGCAGGTTACATTCCACAGGAAGAAGAATCTGCAGTACTATGAGATCTCTGCTAAGAGCAACTACAATTTTGAGAAACCTTTCTTGTACCTTGCAAGGAAGCTGGCTGG GGACCCTAATATTCACTTTGTGGAGTCGCCTGCTCTTGCTCCTCCAGAAGTACACTTAGACTTGGCTGCACAGCAACA GCATGAAGCTGAGCTTGCTGCAGCAGCTAGTCAGCCTCTCCctgacgatgatgatgatgcatTTGAGTAG